AGTGATACACAGCCCCACAGTCACAGTGAAAAAACATATACTGTGTGTTGTTGGCTTCAAGAATTGACTAATCCTTTTTAATGGCTCTATAAATTCCCCAACATGGATTAGGATTCCTTGCCTATATATTCCTTTCTTTCTTcccaacacaaaaatataatagtgatacacacacacacactagtTCACACCAATCTTTTTCCAAGAATTCAAGAATTGGAGCTGCACATGGCTCTGAGGATTCCACTCCATCTGTTTCTCCTGATAGTGCCCATATATGCAAATTTAGAAGGTAAAGATTCAATCTTTATGCAACAAATGTGAATTtggttgatgattttgatgtttATTTCTGTTGGGATTAGGGGATGCTCTTTATGCATTGAGGAGGGCTGTGAATGACCCAGAAAATGTGTTGCAAAGCTGGGATCCTACCTTGGTGGACCCCTGCACTTGGTTTCATGTCACTTGTGATGCTCAAAATAGAGTTACTAGGCTGTAAGTACACCCTCTCTAGTCATGGGAGTtttaatttcaagaaaaagttTTGATCTTTGAGCTTAATTTGGTAATTGGCAGTGATCTTGGAAATGCAAAGCTGTCAGGGAAGCTTGTGCCTGAGTTGGGGAAGCTGGAGAGGCTCCAGTATCTGTGAGTGTAGAATTCTTGAATTCattcttgaaaataaaattgaagcaTGTATAGTTTTTGGAATTTGTTTGTTCTGGTTCTTAATTAGACCCTTGAATTATTTTGTACTAAGGGctattaattatgattagaAAGATCATTTAGATATTAACAAGAAGAGCTAATTCATCAGATTAGTACAATTAACATGTTTAAGATAAGATATAAGAGGGTTTGGAAAATGGCCCCCCAATGCAACATTAATGGATGCAGTGTAATGTTATTATCTGATAGGTATGAGGTCAAGTTTAGCATTGATGAAGCATTCATTTGATGGGAGTTTTGGTTGGTGGTTGTAGGGAACTCTACATGAACAAGTTGATGGGGCTGATTCCAGCTGAAGTGGGACGGTTGAGGAGTCTCGTGAGCCTCGATTTGTATAACAATAACCTCACTGGCTCCATCCCTCCTTCGCTGTCCAATCTTTCCAATCTCAAGTTCTTGTGAGTTTCATCAGTCCATTTGCTATTTGCATCCTAGTTATTGTTTCTAACGTTGTGAAACACCGATGTGTTTAGGCGACTAAACGGTAATAGACTGAGCGGGAGGATACCGAGGGAGCTCACCAAGCTTGGAAACCTCAAGATTCTGTAAGGGGCAACTTTTAAAGCTGTTAAAGACGCAATGTCTCTACTTTTACATGGATTCTGAGCTGGTTTCCTTCTTTCTGCAGCGACGTGTCGAATAATGATTTGTGTGGTACTATTCCCACATCTGGCTCATTCTCAAAACTCACAGAAGAAAGGTACTGATGCTGcatttttca
The genomic region above belongs to Salvia hispanica cultivar TCC Black 2014 chromosome 3, UniMelb_Shisp_WGS_1.0, whole genome shotgun sequence and contains:
- the LOC125214449 gene encoding leucine-rich repeat protein 1-like; this encodes MALRIPLHLFLLIVPIYANLEGDALYALRRAVNDPENVLQSWDPTLVDPCTWFHVTCDAQNRVTRLDLGNAKLSGKLVPELGKLERLQYLELYMNKLMGLIPAEVGRLRSLVSLDLYNNNLTGSIPPSLSNLSNLKFLRLNGNRLSGRIPRELTKLGNLKILDVSNNDLCGTIPTSGSFSKLTEESFMNNSRLEGPELMGFVKYDVGGC